In Oncorhynchus kisutch isolate 150728-3 linkage group LG5, Okis_V2, whole genome shotgun sequence, a genomic segment contains:
- the LOC109890969 gene encoding protein kinase C-binding protein 1 isoform X7 encodes MHPQSVAEEEVKTESDAVEGMEISTRSKVSVPGLVERAAQKRKVPSPPHSSNGHSPAETSSSPVKKKKKPGAVSSSKDQSELRHGPFYYAKQPTLTTDPVDVVPQDGRNDFYCWLCHREGQVLCCELCPRVYHAKCLKLPAEPEGDWFCPECEKITVAECIETQSKAMTMLTLDQLSYLLKFALQKMKQPGTEPFQKPVSLEQHPDYAEYIFHAMDLCTLEKNTKKKMYGCTEAFLADVKWILHNCIIYNGGNHKLTATAKVIVKICEHEMNEIEVCPECYLSACQKRDNWFCEPCSDPHPLVWAKLKGFPFWPAKALRDKDGQVDARFFGQHDRAWVPLNNCYLMSKEIPFSVKKTKSIFNSAMQEMEVYVENMRKKFGVFTYASFRTPYTPDNQYQMLLDPANPSSGSVRPEKHEKIKFNFDMTASPKMPLSRSVLSGGGGGMGGVGGSTGRRISLTDMPRSPMSTNSSGHTGSDGEQETPDKGQARAPASHYSAGEESMDCTASPASTRPDPVSGAKDSPKPFHTQGPALTLVPKQEKATPTGSILNLNLDRSKAEMDLKELSETVQQQQQQQQQGVPPVLTSPKRQIRSRFQLNLDRTIKSCKAQLGIDEISEDVYKGVEHSDSEDSDKSDSSDSEYASDEEQKPKGGQQTEANDKGEKDPSKRGSKDPLPPIQNKEGKTEGPGPATATATMGDAGVPSTLSESLSKEKQGVTSDKEPPEKAKAVPASLAPREKPQVKQEARQTSLVDDSDSERELVIDLGEDQGGRDRKRTRKDAHATKDPPTNKTEGKAPTLSSALTPSQNNTAPSLTPSVKDSSQSPLAIPLNMVPFTTAAPTTIGPTTLASATSTAPITASSATTAVKKQRPLLPRETIPVVQRAVVWNPTNKFQTSSQKWHMQKVQRQQQNPQPDTPQLQTASPDQPQTQKLPQTPASATSSSSLSPEQPSQSTRYQTRQSVKAVQQKDPPLSTSTSAVTLVTSIPASVAMMAAPGVGSGPSTSMAGDFQIPTASADVAADIAKYTNKIVDAIKGTMTELYTELSKSTSGNTIAEIRRLRIEIEKLQWLHQQELSEMKHNLELTMAEMRQSLEQERERLMAEVKKQTEVEKQQVVDETKKKQWCANCRKEAIFYCCWNTSYCDYPCQQAHWPEHMKSCTQSATASQQEPESGSTADGSNKASGQSNSGQTSPRGTTASAPTDKDSNMEKSKDNVTVSLS; translated from the exons TTTCAGTCCCTGGGTTAGTGGAGCGAGCGGCGCAGAAACGAAAGGTGCCCAGCCCCCCTCACTCATCCAACGGTCACTCCCCtgctgagacctcctccagcccggtcaaaaagaagaagaaaccagGAGCAGTCAGCAGCAGTAAAGACCAG TCAGAACTAAGACATGGTCCCTTTTACTATGCGAAGCAGCCAACACTCACCACAGACCCTGTTGATGTTGTACCGCAGGACGGCAGGAATGACTTTTACTGCTGGCTGTGCCACCGCGAGGGCCAGGTGCTCTGCTGTGAGCTCTGCCCGAGGGTGTACCACGCCAAGTGCCTCAAACTGCCCGCAGAGCCCGAGGGTGACTGGTTCTGCCCTGAGTGTGAG AAAATAACAGTTGCTGAGTGCATAGAGACTCAGAGTAAAGCAATGACGATGCTAACACTAGACCAGCTGTCTTACCTGCTAAAGTTTGCACTCCAGAAGATGAAACAGCCAGGT ACGGAACCCTTCCAGAAGCCAGTATCTCTGGAACAGCATCCGGACTACGCAGAGTATATTTTTCACGCCATGGACCTCTGTACATTAGAGAAG AATACAAAGAAGAAAATGTATGGCTGTACCGAAGCTTTCTTGGCAGATGTGAAATGGATTTTACACAACTGCATAATTTATAATGGAG GAAATCATAAGCTCACTGCCACAGCTAAGGTCATAGTGAAAATCTGTGAACATGAG ATGAATGAGATTGAAGTCTGTCCGGAATGCTATCTGTCAGCTTGCCAAAAGAGAGACAACTGGTTCTGTGAGCCATGT AGTGATCCTCACCCTCTCGTGTGGGCCAAGCTGAAAGGGTTTCCATTCTGGCCTGCCAAAGCACTGCGGGACAAAGACGGGCAGGTGGATGCTCGCTTCTTTGGGCAACACGACAG GGCGTGGGTCCCCTTAAACAACTGCTACCTCATGTCCAAGGAGATTCCCTTCTCTGTGAAGAAGACTAAGAGCATCTTCAACAGCGCCATGCAGGAAATGGAGGTCTATGTGGAGAACATGAGGAAGAAGTTTGGAGTGTTCACCTACGCCTCCTTCAGGACGCCCTATACCCCTGACAACCAGTACCAGATGCTGTTGGACCCCGCCAACCCCTCATCCGGCTCGGTCCGGCCGGAGAAGCATGAAAAGATCAAGTTCAACTTCGACATGACTGCATCTCCCAAGATGCCCTTGTCCAGGAGCGTGCTGTCAGGAGGGGGTGGGGGCATGGGCGGGGTTGGAGGGAGTACAGGCCGGAGGATCTCCCTGACAGATATGCCCCGCTCGCCCATGAGCACTAACTCCTCTGGTCACACAGGCTCTGATGGAGAGCAGGAGACACCAGACAAGGGCCAGGCTAGAGCCCCTGCTAGCCACTACAGTGCTGGGGAGGAGTCCATGGACTGCACAG CATCACCGGCTTCCACTCGACCTGATCCTGTCTCTGGTGCCAAGGACAGCCCTAAACCATTCCACACCCAGGGCCCTGCCCTGACTCTCGTTCCCAAGCAGGAGAAAGCAACACCCACAGGGAGCATCCTTAATCTCAACCTGG ACCGAAGCAAAGCCGAGATGGACCTAAAGGAGTTGAGTGAGActgtgcagcagcagcagcagcagcaacagcaggggGTGCCACCAGTCCTCACCTCACCCAAAAGACAGATCAGGAGCCGCTTCCAGCTCAACCTGGACAGAACCATCAAGAGCTGCAAGGCCCAGCTGG GTATAGATGAGATCTCTGAGGACGTGTATAAGGGAGTGGAACACAGCGACTCCGAGGACTCTGATAAATCAGATTCGAGTGACAGTGAGTACGCCAGCGACGAGGAACAGAAACCTAAAGGGGGCCAGCAGACTGAGGCCAATGACAAGGGTGAGAAGGACCCTTCCAAGAGGGGGTCCAAAGACCCCCTGCCCCCCATCCAAAACAAGGAGGGCAAAACAGAGGGGCCAGGGCCAGCAACTGCAACAGCAACCATGGGAGATGCAGGGGTACCATCTACCCTCTCTGAATCCTTGTCAAAAGAGAAGCAGGGTGTAACGTCAGACAAAGAGCCCCCAGAGAAAGCCAAAGCAGTCCCTGCATCCCTAGCCCCCAGAGAGAAGCCCCAGGTGAAGCAGGAGGCCAGGCAGACCTCTCTGGTGGATGACTCCGACTCTGAGAGGGAGCTGGTGATTGACCTGGGGGAGGACCAGGGGGGCAGAGACCGGAAGAGGACTAGGAAAGATGCACACGCCACCAAAGATCCACCAACCAATAAGACAGAGG GTAAAGCCCCCACCCTGTCAAGTGCCCTTACTCCATCTCAAAACAACACAGCCCCTTCCTTAACCCCCAGTGTGAAAGATTCATCACAGTCTCCACTAGCCATCCCTCTAAACATGGTGCCCTTCACTACTGCTGCTCCCACCACCATTGGCCCGACCACCCTGGCCAGTGCCACATCAACAGCCCCCATCACAGCCTCCTCCGCCACCACAGCAGTAAAGAAACAGCGCCCTCTGCTGCCCAGGGAGACTATCCCGGTGGTGCAGCGGGCAGTGGTGTGGAACCCCACCAACAAGTTCCAGACGTCCTCCCAGAAGTGGCACATGCAGAAGGTGCAGCGGCAGCAGCAGAATCCGCAGCCAGATACGCCTCAGCTGCAGACAGCATCACCTGACCAGCCACAGACACAAAAATTGCCCCAAACGCCGGCATCTGCAACATCTTCATCATCATTATCGCCAGAGCAACCTTCCCAAAGCACGCGGTACCAGACCAGGCAATCTGTCAAAG CTGTCCAGCAGAAAGACCCCCCACTCAGTACGTCCACATCGGCTGTTACCCTGGTGACCAGTATCCCAGCCTCTGTGGCCATGATGGCAGCTCCCGGAGTAGGCAGTGGCCCCTCCACCTCCATGGCAGGGGACTTCCAGATCCCTACCGCATCAGCAGACGTAGCAGCTGACATCGCCAAGTACACTAATAAA ATAGTGGATGCAATCAAAGGGACGATGACTGAGCTGTACACCGAGCTTTCCAAAAGCACTTCAGGGAACACAATAGCAGAG ATTAGACGATTGAGAATTGAAATAGAAAAACTGCAGTGGCTTCATCAACAGGAGCTGTCAGAAATGAAGCACAATCTAG AGTTAACCATGGCTGAGATGAGGCAGAGTCTGGAGCAGGAGAGGGAGCGTCTGATGGCGGAGGTAAAGAAGCAGACAGAAGTGGAGAAACAGCAGGTGGTGGATGAGACCAAAAAGAAACAGTGGTGTGCCAACTGCAGGAAGGAGGCCATCTTCTACTGCTGCTGGAACACCAGCTACTGTGACTACCCCTGCCAGCAAGCCCACTGGCCAGAACACATGAAGTCCTGCACACaatcag CGACAGCCTCACAGCAAGAGCCTGAGTCAGGGTCCACGGCAGATGGCTCAAACAAAGCCTCCGGACAGTCCAACAGTGGCCAAACTTCTCCCAGAGGAACGACAGCATCTGCCCCCACAGACAAAGACTCTAACATGGAGAAAAGCAAGGACAATGTCACTGTCAGTCTGTCCTAA
- the LOC109890969 gene encoding protein kinase C-binding protein 1 isoform X2 — protein MEISTRSKVSVPGLVERAAQKRKVPSPPHSSNGHSPAETSSSPVKKKKKPGAVSSSKDQSELRHGPFYYAKQPTLTTDPVDVVPQDGRNDFYCWLCHREGQVLCCELCPRVYHAKCLKLPAEPEGDWFCPECEKITVAECIETQSKAMTMLTLDQLSYLLKFALQKMKQPGDQPRSSSHSPHAAATQRKAFNWTEPFQKPVSLEQHPDYAEYIFHAMDLCTLEKNTKKKMYGCTEAFLADVKWILHNCIIYNGGNHKLTATAKVIVKICEHEMNEIEVCPECYLSACQKRDNWFCEPCSDPHPLVWAKLKGFPFWPAKALRDKDGQVDARFFGQHDRAWVPLNNCYLMSKEIPFSVKKTKSIFNSAMQEMEVYVENMRKKFGVFTYASFRTPYTPDNQYQMLLDPANPSSGSVRPEKHEKIKFNFDMTASPKMPLSRSVLSGGGGGMGGVGGSTGRRISLTDMPRSPMSTNSSGHTGSDGEQETPDKGQARAPASHYSAGEESMDCTASPASTRPDPVSGAKDSPKPFHTQGPALTLVPKQEKATPTGSILNLNLDRSKAEMDLKELSETVQQQQQQQQQGVPPVLTSPKRQIRSRFQLNLDRTIKSCKAQLGIDEISEDVYKGVEHSDSEDSDKSDSSDSEYASDEEQKPKGGQQTEANDKGEKDPSKRGSKDPLPPIQNKEGKTEGPGPATATATMGDAGVPSTLSESLSKEKQGVTSDKEPPEKAKAVPASLAPREKPQVKQEARQTSLVDDSDSERELVIDLGEDQGGRDRKRTRKDAHATKDPPTNKTEGESPPILYHYLTKIIVAIINSFLSILGKAPTLSSALTPSQNNTAPSLTPSVKDSSQSPLAIPLNMVPFTTAAPTTIGPTTLASATSTAPITASSATTAVKKQRPLLPRETIPVVQRAVVWNPTNKFQTSSQKWHMQKVQRQQQNPQPDTPQLQTASPDQPQTQKLPQTPASATSSSSLSPEQPSQSTRYQTRQSVKAVQQKDPPLSTSTSAVTLVTSIPASVAMMAAPGVGSGPSTSMAGDFQIPTASADVAADIAKYTNKIVDAIKGTMTELYTELSKSTSGNTIAEIRRLRIEIEKLQWLHQQELSEMKHNLELTMAEMRQSLEQERERLMAEVKKQTEVEKQQVVDETKKKQWCANCRKEAIFYCCWNTSYCDYPCQQAHWPEHMKSCTQSATASQQEPESGSTADGSNKASGQSNSGQTSPRGTTASAPTDKDSNMEKSKDNVTVSLS, from the exons TTTCAGTCCCTGGGTTAGTGGAGCGAGCGGCGCAGAAACGAAAGGTGCCCAGCCCCCCTCACTCATCCAACGGTCACTCCCCtgctgagacctcctccagcccggtcaaaaagaagaagaaaccagGAGCAGTCAGCAGCAGTAAAGACCAG TCAGAACTAAGACATGGTCCCTTTTACTATGCGAAGCAGCCAACACTCACCACAGACCCTGTTGATGTTGTACCGCAGGACGGCAGGAATGACTTTTACTGCTGGCTGTGCCACCGCGAGGGCCAGGTGCTCTGCTGTGAGCTCTGCCCGAGGGTGTACCACGCCAAGTGCCTCAAACTGCCCGCAGAGCCCGAGGGTGACTGGTTCTGCCCTGAGTGTGAG AAAATAACAGTTGCTGAGTGCATAGAGACTCAGAGTAAAGCAATGACGATGCTAACACTAGACCAGCTGTCTTACCTGCTAAAGTTTGCACTCCAGAAGATGAAACAGCCAGGT GACCAACCACGCTCGTCATCTCACTCCCCCCATGCAGCCGCCACGCAGAGAAAGGCTTTTAATTGG ACGGAACCCTTCCAGAAGCCAGTATCTCTGGAACAGCATCCGGACTACGCAGAGTATATTTTTCACGCCATGGACCTCTGTACATTAGAGAAG AATACAAAGAAGAAAATGTATGGCTGTACCGAAGCTTTCTTGGCAGATGTGAAATGGATTTTACACAACTGCATAATTTATAATGGAG GAAATCATAAGCTCACTGCCACAGCTAAGGTCATAGTGAAAATCTGTGAACATGAG ATGAATGAGATTGAAGTCTGTCCGGAATGCTATCTGTCAGCTTGCCAAAAGAGAGACAACTGGTTCTGTGAGCCATGT AGTGATCCTCACCCTCTCGTGTGGGCCAAGCTGAAAGGGTTTCCATTCTGGCCTGCCAAAGCACTGCGGGACAAAGACGGGCAGGTGGATGCTCGCTTCTTTGGGCAACACGACAG GGCGTGGGTCCCCTTAAACAACTGCTACCTCATGTCCAAGGAGATTCCCTTCTCTGTGAAGAAGACTAAGAGCATCTTCAACAGCGCCATGCAGGAAATGGAGGTCTATGTGGAGAACATGAGGAAGAAGTTTGGAGTGTTCACCTACGCCTCCTTCAGGACGCCCTATACCCCTGACAACCAGTACCAGATGCTGTTGGACCCCGCCAACCCCTCATCCGGCTCGGTCCGGCCGGAGAAGCATGAAAAGATCAAGTTCAACTTCGACATGACTGCATCTCCCAAGATGCCCTTGTCCAGGAGCGTGCTGTCAGGAGGGGGTGGGGGCATGGGCGGGGTTGGAGGGAGTACAGGCCGGAGGATCTCCCTGACAGATATGCCCCGCTCGCCCATGAGCACTAACTCCTCTGGTCACACAGGCTCTGATGGAGAGCAGGAGACACCAGACAAGGGCCAGGCTAGAGCCCCTGCTAGCCACTACAGTGCTGGGGAGGAGTCCATGGACTGCACAG CATCACCGGCTTCCACTCGACCTGATCCTGTCTCTGGTGCCAAGGACAGCCCTAAACCATTCCACACCCAGGGCCCTGCCCTGACTCTCGTTCCCAAGCAGGAGAAAGCAACACCCACAGGGAGCATCCTTAATCTCAACCTGG ACCGAAGCAAAGCCGAGATGGACCTAAAGGAGTTGAGTGAGActgtgcagcagcagcagcagcagcaacagcaggggGTGCCACCAGTCCTCACCTCACCCAAAAGACAGATCAGGAGCCGCTTCCAGCTCAACCTGGACAGAACCATCAAGAGCTGCAAGGCCCAGCTGG GTATAGATGAGATCTCTGAGGACGTGTATAAGGGAGTGGAACACAGCGACTCCGAGGACTCTGATAAATCAGATTCGAGTGACAGTGAGTACGCCAGCGACGAGGAACAGAAACCTAAAGGGGGCCAGCAGACTGAGGCCAATGACAAGGGTGAGAAGGACCCTTCCAAGAGGGGGTCCAAAGACCCCCTGCCCCCCATCCAAAACAAGGAGGGCAAAACAGAGGGGCCAGGGCCAGCAACTGCAACAGCAACCATGGGAGATGCAGGGGTACCATCTACCCTCTCTGAATCCTTGTCAAAAGAGAAGCAGGGTGTAACGTCAGACAAAGAGCCCCCAGAGAAAGCCAAAGCAGTCCCTGCATCCCTAGCCCCCAGAGAGAAGCCCCAGGTGAAGCAGGAGGCCAGGCAGACCTCTCTGGTGGATGACTCCGACTCTGAGAGGGAGCTGGTGATTGACCTGGGGGAGGACCAGGGGGGCAGAGACCGGAAGAGGACTAGGAAAGATGCACACGCCACCAAAGATCCACCAACCAATAAGACAGAGGGTGAGAGTCCTCCTATTCTCTACCACTATTTGACAAAAATAATAGTTGCTATTATTAATTCATTTCTTTCCATTCTAGGTAAAGCCCCCACCCTGTCAAGTGCCCTTACTCCATCTCAAAACAACACAGCCCCTTCCTTAACCCCCAGTGTGAAAGATTCATCACAGTCTCCACTAGCCATCCCTCTAAACATGGTGCCCTTCACTACTGCTGCTCCCACCACCATTGGCCCGACCACCCTGGCCAGTGCCACATCAACAGCCCCCATCACAGCCTCCTCCGCCACCACAGCAGTAAAGAAACAGCGCCCTCTGCTGCCCAGGGAGACTATCCCGGTGGTGCAGCGGGCAGTGGTGTGGAACCCCACCAACAAGTTCCAGACGTCCTCCCAGAAGTGGCACATGCAGAAGGTGCAGCGGCAGCAGCAGAATCCGCAGCCAGATACGCCTCAGCTGCAGACAGCATCACCTGACCAGCCACAGACACAAAAATTGCCCCAAACGCCGGCATCTGCAACATCTTCATCATCATTATCGCCAGAGCAACCTTCCCAAAGCACGCGGTACCAGACCAGGCAATCTGTCAAAG CTGTCCAGCAGAAAGACCCCCCACTCAGTACGTCCACATCGGCTGTTACCCTGGTGACCAGTATCCCAGCCTCTGTGGCCATGATGGCAGCTCCCGGAGTAGGCAGTGGCCCCTCCACCTCCATGGCAGGGGACTTCCAGATCCCTACCGCATCAGCAGACGTAGCAGCTGACATCGCCAAGTACACTAATAAA ATAGTGGATGCAATCAAAGGGACGATGACTGAGCTGTACACCGAGCTTTCCAAAAGCACTTCAGGGAACACAATAGCAGAG ATTAGACGATTGAGAATTGAAATAGAAAAACTGCAGTGGCTTCATCAACAGGAGCTGTCAGAAATGAAGCACAATCTAG AGTTAACCATGGCTGAGATGAGGCAGAGTCTGGAGCAGGAGAGGGAGCGTCTGATGGCGGAGGTAAAGAAGCAGACAGAAGTGGAGAAACAGCAGGTGGTGGATGAGACCAAAAAGAAACAGTGGTGTGCCAACTGCAGGAAGGAGGCCATCTTCTACTGCTGCTGGAACACCAGCTACTGTGACTACCCCTGCCAGCAAGCCCACTGGCCAGAACACATGAAGTCCTGCACACaatcag CGACAGCCTCACAGCAAGAGCCTGAGTCAGGGTCCACGGCAGATGGCTCAAACAAAGCCTCCGGACAGTCCAACAGTGGCCAAACTTCTCCCAGAGGAACGACAGCATCTGCCCCCACAGACAAAGACTCTAACATGGAGAAAAGCAAGGACAATGTCACTGTCAGTCTGTCCTAA
- the LOC109890969 gene encoding protein kinase C-binding protein 1 isoform X9 has translation MHPQSVAEEEVKTESDAVEGMEISTRSKVSVPGLVERAAQKRKVPSPPHSSNGHSPAETSSSPVKKKKKPGAVSSSKDQDGRNDFYCWLCHREGQVLCCELCPRVYHAKCLKLPAEPEGDWFCPECEKITVAECIETQSKAMTMLTLDQLSYLLKFALQKMKQPGDQPRSSSHSPHAAATQRKAFNWTEPFQKPVSLEQHPDYAEYIFHAMDLCTLEKNTKKKMYGCTEAFLADVKWILHNCIIYNGGNHKLTATAKVIVKICEHEMNEIEVCPECYLSACQKRDNWFCEPCSDPHPLVWAKLKGFPFWPAKALRDKDGQVDARFFGQHDRAWVPLNNCYLMSKEIPFSVKKTKSIFNSAMQEMEVYVENMRKKFGVFTYASFRTPYTPDNQYQMLLDPANPSSGSVRPEKHEKIKFNFDMTASPKMPLSRSVLSGGGGGMGGVGGSTGRRISLTDMPRSPMSTNSSGHTGSDGEQETPDKGQARAPASHYSAGEESMDCTASPASTRPDPVSGAKDSPKPFHTQGPALTLVPKQEKATPTGSILNLNLDRSKAEMDLKELSETVQQQQQQQQQGVPPVLTSPKRQIRSRFQLNLDRTIKSCKAQLGIDEISEDVYKGVEHSDSEDSDKSDSSDSEYASDEEQKPKGGQQTEANDKGEKDPSKRGSKDPLPPIQNKEGKTEGPGPATATATMGDAGVPSTLSESLSKEKQGVTSDKEPPEKAKAVPASLAPREKPQVKQEARQTSLVDDSDSERELVIDLGEDQGGRDRKRTRKDAHATKDPPTNKTEGKAPTLSSALTPSQNNTAPSLTPSVKDSSQSPLAIPLNMVPFTTAAPTTIGPTTLASATSTAPITASSATTAVKKQRPLLPRETIPVVQRAVVWNPTNKFQTSSQKWHMQKVQRQQQNPQPDTPQLQTASPDQPQTQKLPQTPASATSSSSLSPEQPSQSTRYQTRQSVKAVQQKDPPLSTSTSAVTLVTSIPASVAMMAAPGVGSGPSTSMAGDFQIPTASADVAADIAKYTNKIVDAIKGTMTELYTELSKSTSGNTIAEIRRLRIEIEKLQWLHQQELSEMKHNLELTMAEMRQSLEQERERLMAEVKKQTEVEKQQVVDETKKKQWCANCRKEAIFYCCWNTSYCDYPCQQAHWPEHMKSCTQSATASQQEPESGSTADGSNKASGQSNSGQTSPRGTTASAPTDKDSNMEKSKDNVTVSLS, from the exons TTTCAGTCCCTGGGTTAGTGGAGCGAGCGGCGCAGAAACGAAAGGTGCCCAGCCCCCCTCACTCATCCAACGGTCACTCCCCtgctgagacctcctccagcccggtcaaaaagaagaagaaaccagGAGCAGTCAGCAGCAGTAAAGACCAG GACGGCAGGAATGACTTTTACTGCTGGCTGTGCCACCGCGAGGGCCAGGTGCTCTGCTGTGAGCTCTGCCCGAGGGTGTACCACGCCAAGTGCCTCAAACTGCCCGCAGAGCCCGAGGGTGACTGGTTCTGCCCTGAGTGTGAG AAAATAACAGTTGCTGAGTGCATAGAGACTCAGAGTAAAGCAATGACGATGCTAACACTAGACCAGCTGTCTTACCTGCTAAAGTTTGCACTCCAGAAGATGAAACAGCCAGGT GACCAACCACGCTCGTCATCTCACTCCCCCCATGCAGCCGCCACGCAGAGAAAGGCTTTTAATTGG ACGGAACCCTTCCAGAAGCCAGTATCTCTGGAACAGCATCCGGACTACGCAGAGTATATTTTTCACGCCATGGACCTCTGTACATTAGAGAAG AATACAAAGAAGAAAATGTATGGCTGTACCGAAGCTTTCTTGGCAGATGTGAAATGGATTTTACACAACTGCATAATTTATAATGGAG GAAATCATAAGCTCACTGCCACAGCTAAGGTCATAGTGAAAATCTGTGAACATGAG ATGAATGAGATTGAAGTCTGTCCGGAATGCTATCTGTCAGCTTGCCAAAAGAGAGACAACTGGTTCTGTGAGCCATGT AGTGATCCTCACCCTCTCGTGTGGGCCAAGCTGAAAGGGTTTCCATTCTGGCCTGCCAAAGCACTGCGGGACAAAGACGGGCAGGTGGATGCTCGCTTCTTTGGGCAACACGACAG GGCGTGGGTCCCCTTAAACAACTGCTACCTCATGTCCAAGGAGATTCCCTTCTCTGTGAAGAAGACTAAGAGCATCTTCAACAGCGCCATGCAGGAAATGGAGGTCTATGTGGAGAACATGAGGAAGAAGTTTGGAGTGTTCACCTACGCCTCCTTCAGGACGCCCTATACCCCTGACAACCAGTACCAGATGCTGTTGGACCCCGCCAACCCCTCATCCGGCTCGGTCCGGCCGGAGAAGCATGAAAAGATCAAGTTCAACTTCGACATGACTGCATCTCCCAAGATGCCCTTGTCCAGGAGCGTGCTGTCAGGAGGGGGTGGGGGCATGGGCGGGGTTGGAGGGAGTACAGGCCGGAGGATCTCCCTGACAGATATGCCCCGCTCGCCCATGAGCACTAACTCCTCTGGTCACACAGGCTCTGATGGAGAGCAGGAGACACCAGACAAGGGCCAGGCTAGAGCCCCTGCTAGCCACTACAGTGCTGGGGAGGAGTCCATGGACTGCACAG CATCACCGGCTTCCACTCGACCTGATCCTGTCTCTGGTGCCAAGGACAGCCCTAAACCATTCCACACCCAGGGCCCTGCCCTGACTCTCGTTCCCAAGCAGGAGAAAGCAACACCCACAGGGAGCATCCTTAATCTCAACCTGG ACCGAAGCAAAGCCGAGATGGACCTAAAGGAGTTGAGTGAGActgtgcagcagcagcagcagcagcaacagcaggggGTGCCACCAGTCCTCACCTCACCCAAAAGACAGATCAGGAGCCGCTTCCAGCTCAACCTGGACAGAACCATCAAGAGCTGCAAGGCCCAGCTGG GTATAGATGAGATCTCTGAGGACGTGTATAAGGGAGTGGAACACAGCGACTCCGAGGACTCTGATAAATCAGATTCGAGTGACAGTGAGTACGCCAGCGACGAGGAACAGAAACCTAAAGGGGGCCAGCAGACTGAGGCCAATGACAAGGGTGAGAAGGACCCTTCCAAGAGGGGGTCCAAAGACCCCCTGCCCCCCATCCAAAACAAGGAGGGCAAAACAGAGGGGCCAGGGCCAGCAACTGCAACAGCAACCATGGGAGATGCAGGGGTACCATCTACCCTCTCTGAATCCTTGTCAAAAGAGAAGCAGGGTGTAACGTCAGACAAAGAGCCCCCAGAGAAAGCCAAAGCAGTCCCTGCATCCCTAGCCCCCAGAGAGAAGCCCCAGGTGAAGCAGGAGGCCAGGCAGACCTCTCTGGTGGATGACTCCGACTCTGAGAGGGAGCTGGTGATTGACCTGGGGGAGGACCAGGGGGGCAGAGACCGGAAGAGGACTAGGAAAGATGCACACGCCACCAAAGATCCACCAACCAATAAGACAGAGG GTAAAGCCCCCACCCTGTCAAGTGCCCTTACTCCATCTCAAAACAACACAGCCCCTTCCTTAACCCCCAGTGTGAAAGATTCATCACAGTCTCCACTAGCCATCCCTCTAAACATGGTGCCCTTCACTACTGCTGCTCCCACCACCATTGGCCCGACCACCCTGGCCAGTGCCACATCAACAGCCCCCATCACAGCCTCCTCCGCCACCACAGCAGTAAAGAAACAGCGCCCTCTGCTGCCCAGGGAGACTATCCCGGTGGTGCAGCGGGCAGTGGTGTGGAACCCCACCAACAAGTTCCAGACGTCCTCCCAGAAGTGGCACATGCAGAAGGTGCAGCGGCAGCAGCAGAATCCGCAGCCAGATACGCCTCAGCTGCAGACAGCATCACCTGACCAGCCACAGACACAAAAATTGCCCCAAACGCCGGCATCTGCAACATCTTCATCATCATTATCGCCAGAGCAACCTTCCCAAAGCACGCGGTACCAGACCAGGCAATCTGTCAAAG CTGTCCAGCAGAAAGACCCCCCACTCAGTACGTCCACATCGGCTGTTACCCTGGTGACCAGTATCCCAGCCTCTGTGGCCATGATGGCAGCTCCCGGAGTAGGCAGTGGCCCCTCCACCTCCATGGCAGGGGACTTCCAGATCCCTACCGCATCAGCAGACGTAGCAGCTGACATCGCCAAGTACACTAATAAA ATAGTGGATGCAATCAAAGGGACGATGACTGAGCTGTACACCGAGCTTTCCAAAAGCACTTCAGGGAACACAATAGCAGAG ATTAGACGATTGAGAATTGAAATAGAAAAACTGCAGTGGCTTCATCAACAGGAGCTGTCAGAAATGAAGCACAATCTAG AGTTAACCATGGCTGAGATGAGGCAGAGTCTGGAGCAGGAGAGGGAGCGTCTGATGGCGGAGGTAAAGAAGCAGACAGAAGTGGAGAAACAGCAGGTGGTGGATGAGACCAAAAAGAAACAGTGGTGTGCCAACTGCAGGAAGGAGGCCATCTTCTACTGCTGCTGGAACACCAGCTACTGTGACTACCCCTGCCAGCAAGCCCACTGGCCAGAACACATGAAGTCCTGCACACaatcag CGACAGCCTCACAGCAAGAGCCTGAGTCAGGGTCCACGGCAGATGGCTCAAACAAAGCCTCCGGACAGTCCAACAGTGGCCAAACTTCTCCCAGAGGAACGACAGCATCTGCCCCCACAGACAAAGACTCTAACATGGAGAAAAGCAAGGACAATGTCACTGTCAGTCTGTCCTAA